One stretch of Clostridia bacterium DNA includes these proteins:
- a CDS encoding DUF4037 domain-containing protein, protein MEAELVEWAHRRRAPAVAGILWEGSTARGVPDPEAEIDLRIVWRHAPGRTGRLEAAVIAGRVAHVRHSLLHELAHAEWTPYVRYSFATARILVDPDGDVRRLIRRQLALSDDRRRDEALFWYCELRSSWQAARRAFAREDWADCAYSFAQVAEAAMRCYFGCTQDWVPYRKWLANEFLKANPPYDLRSGVLQLLAIPGYDGESLRERLELGRQVVEGCRDLVARRFGISRGRLDGWEAIEPRASRMPV, encoded by the coding sequence GTGGAGGCGGAACTGGTCGAGTGGGCGCATCGAAGGCGCGCGCCCGCCGTCGCGGGGATCCTCTGGGAGGGGTCGACGGCGCGCGGCGTCCCGGACCCGGAAGCGGAGATCGACTTGCGCATCGTCTGGAGGCATGCGCCAGGGCGGACGGGCCGGCTGGAGGCCGCCGTCATCGCCGGCCGCGTGGCGCACGTGCGGCACTCGCTCCTGCATGAGCTCGCTCACGCCGAATGGACCCCCTACGTTCGCTACTCCTTCGCGACCGCACGCATTCTCGTCGACCCGGACGGCGACGTCCGCCGCCTCATCCGCCGGCAGCTTGCGCTCTCCGATGATCGACGCCGCGATGAAGCGCTCTTCTGGTACTGCGAGCTTCGCTCGTCATGGCAGGCGGCCCGGCGTGCGTTCGCGCGGGAGGATTGGGCGGACTGCGCGTATTCGTTCGCGCAGGTGGCCGAAGCGGCGATGCGGTGCTACTTCGGCTGCACCCAGGACTGGGTCCCGTATCGCAAGTGGCTGGCGAACGAGTTCCTCAAGGCGAACCCCCCGTACGACTTGCGCTCAGGCGTCTTGCAGCTCCTTGCCATACCCGGGTACGACGGCGAGTCGCTCCGCGAGCGGCTGGAGCTGGGCCGGCAGGTGGTGGAGGGGTGCCGGGACCTCGTGGCGCGTCGCTTCGGCATCTCGCGCGGACGGCTGGACGGCTGGGAGGCCATCGAGCCGCGCGCCAGCCGCATGCCGGTGTAG